The Centroberyx gerrardi isolate f3 chromosome 19, fCenGer3.hap1.cur.20231027, whole genome shotgun sequence genome has a segment encoding these proteins:
- the LOC139927223 gene encoding gasdermin-A-like isoform X1: MYRQKSGACQNTQITGNQHIFDCQLFTLKLNFGLTSTFNKMFAKATRKLVNQVDPNLISVKSLNNSTKLAPLTLVKKQKTNFFSTKYTVMDYTILDLLDVPIPFEDVKRKVFIKNHSYTLQSEVDSRITVDIPDGSAGSKTEGKARNTLSFSTLKKDSVDIPNLNKCCSDWKINHTNKKLLPKLRKGEMLAVVKEIIYTSSPVKLSGSTNMEGYLGGKVKKVVAFLLQGKTKEETSYTIPEGAVVAYSLMGIAVEERVHGDYMSLEPFLDIETDCFHGGTETSTLMLKIEPEILDNTSQNSFKTLHQVQDELQKKEEILQPLAELPQSSRSDLVQALCELLDKQDDLTDLENTLEKWCNGDTSDYPKAQSACDIVKLLRPVTPNQIETSSTDPPSLLKAAHLLVSAMDTLPDLIPSELTKCSPDILRSLNTLVSNLKENGQSPPGSLPLSLQDGGEFSWAAEILCSASETLEELTELWVETGVEPGSFLLALCITVQGLSMLHA; the protein is encoded by the exons ATGTACAGACAAAAAAGTGGTGCATGCCAGAACACACAGATTACTGGAAATCAACACATCTTCGACTGCCAGCTCTTCACTTTAAAACTCAACTTTGGTTTGACTTCAACATTCAACAAG ATGTTTGCTAAAGCAACAAGGAAGTTGGTGAATCAAGTGGACCCAAATCTCATCAGTGTTAAAAGTTTAAACAACAGCACCAAACTGGCGCCCCTGACACTggtcaaaaaacagaaaacaaattttttttccactaaaTACACGGTCATGGACTACACCATTCTTGACCTCCTAGATGTCCCAATCCCCTTTGAAG ATGTCAAACGTAAAGTTTTCATAAAGAATCATAGTTACACTTTGCAGTCAGAAGTGGATTCCAGGATAACAGTAGACATTCCTGACGGGTCAGCTGGCAGCAAGACAGAAGGAAAAGCCAGAAACACCCTATCATTCTCCACACTGAAGAAAGACAGTGTAGACATCCCAAACCTGAACAAATGCTGCAGTGACTG GAAGATAAACCATACAAACAAGAAGTTACTGCCCAAATTGAGGAAGGGGGAGATGCTGGCTGTTGTCAAAGAAATCATCTACACTTCCAGCCCTGTCAAGCTTTCAGGATCCACAAATATGGAAGGCTACTTAGGGGGAAAAGTGAAGAAAGTTGTAGCATTTTTGCtg CAAGGCAAAACTAAGGAGGAGACTTCCTATACAATCCCAGAAGGAGCTGTTGTTGCTTACAGCCTCATGGGTATAGCAGTTGAAGAGAGAG TACACGGAGACTATATGTCATTGGAAC CGTTCTTGGACATAGAGACAGACTGCTTTCATGGGGGCACTGAGACAA GCACACTGATGTTGAAAATTGAACCAGAAATATTGGACAACACATCCCAGAATTCCTTTAAAACTCTCCATCAAGTGCAagatg AGTtacagaagaaagaggaaatcCTCCAACCTCTGGCTGAGCTGCCACAGTCAAGCCGGTCTGATTTGGTTCAGGCACTCTGTGAGCTTCTGGACAAGCAAGATGATCTAACAGACCTAGAGAACACA CTGGAGAAGTGGTGTAATGGTGACACTTCTGACTACCCAAAGGCACAGTCGGCCTGTGATATAGTAAAACTGCTCAGGCCTGTCACACCCAATCAGATTGAGACGAGCTCAACCGACCCGCCCTCTCTCCTAAAAGCTGCTCACCTACTGGTCAGCGCAATGGACA CACTGCCGGACCTAATCCCATCAGAGCTGACCAAGTGCAGTCCTGACATCCTGAGAAGCCTCAACACACTG GTGAGCAACCTGAAGGAGAACGGTCAGTCTCCTCCTGGCTCACTGCCCCTCTCCCTTCAAGATGGCGGAGAGTTCAGCTGGGCGGCTGAGATCCTCTGCTCAGCCAGTGAGACGCTGGAAGAGCTGACTGAGCTGTGGGTGGAAACAGGAGTCGAACCAGGATCGTTCCTGCTGGCTCTGTGCATCACTGTGCAAGGCCTCAGCATGCTGCATGCGTAA
- the LOC139927223 gene encoding gasdermin-A-like isoform X2 codes for MPEHTDYWKSTHLRLPALHFKTQLWFDFNIQQDVKRKVFIKNHSYTLQSEVDSRITVDIPDGSAGSKTEGKARNTLSFSTLKKDSVDIPNLNKCCSDWKINHTNKKLLPKLRKGEMLAVVKEIIYTSSPVKLSGSTNMEGYLGGKVKKVVAFLLQGKTKEETSYTIPEGAVVAYSLMGIAVEERVHGDYMSLEPFLDIETDCFHGGTETSTLMLKIEPEILDNTSQNSFKTLHQVQDELQKKEEILQPLAELPQSSRSDLVQALCELLDKQDDLTDLENTLEKWCNGDTSDYPKAQSACDIVKLLRPVTPNQIETSSTDPPSLLKAAHLLVSAMDTLPDLIPSELTKCSPDILRSLNTLVSNLKENGQSPPGSLPLSLQDGGEFSWAAEILCSASETLEELTELWVETGVEPGSFLLALCITVQGLSMLHA; via the exons ATGCCAGAACACACAGATTACTGGAAATCAACACATCTTCGACTGCCAGCTCTTCACTTTAAAACTCAACTTTGGTTTGACTTCAACATTCAACAAG ATGTCAAACGTAAAGTTTTCATAAAGAATCATAGTTACACTTTGCAGTCAGAAGTGGATTCCAGGATAACAGTAGACATTCCTGACGGGTCAGCTGGCAGCAAGACAGAAGGAAAAGCCAGAAACACCCTATCATTCTCCACACTGAAGAAAGACAGTGTAGACATCCCAAACCTGAACAAATGCTGCAGTGACTG GAAGATAAACCATACAAACAAGAAGTTACTGCCCAAATTGAGGAAGGGGGAGATGCTGGCTGTTGTCAAAGAAATCATCTACACTTCCAGCCCTGTCAAGCTTTCAGGATCCACAAATATGGAAGGCTACTTAGGGGGAAAAGTGAAGAAAGTTGTAGCATTTTTGCtg CAAGGCAAAACTAAGGAGGAGACTTCCTATACAATCCCAGAAGGAGCTGTTGTTGCTTACAGCCTCATGGGTATAGCAGTTGAAGAGAGAG TACACGGAGACTATATGTCATTGGAAC CGTTCTTGGACATAGAGACAGACTGCTTTCATGGGGGCACTGAGACAA GCACACTGATGTTGAAAATTGAACCAGAAATATTGGACAACACATCCCAGAATTCCTTTAAAACTCTCCATCAAGTGCAagatg AGTtacagaagaaagaggaaatcCTCCAACCTCTGGCTGAGCTGCCACAGTCAAGCCGGTCTGATTTGGTTCAGGCACTCTGTGAGCTTCTGGACAAGCAAGATGATCTAACAGACCTAGAGAACACA CTGGAGAAGTGGTGTAATGGTGACACTTCTGACTACCCAAAGGCACAGTCGGCCTGTGATATAGTAAAACTGCTCAGGCCTGTCACACCCAATCAGATTGAGACGAGCTCAACCGACCCGCCCTCTCTCCTAAAAGCTGCTCACCTACTGGTCAGCGCAATGGACA CACTGCCGGACCTAATCCCATCAGAGCTGACCAAGTGCAGTCCTGACATCCTGAGAAGCCTCAACACACTG GTGAGCAACCTGAAGGAGAACGGTCAGTCTCCTCCTGGCTCACTGCCCCTCTCCCTTCAAGATGGCGGAGAGTTCAGCTGGGCGGCTGAGATCCTCTGCTCAGCCAGTGAGACGCTGGAAGAGCTGACTGAGCTGTGGGTGGAAACAGGAGTCGAACCAGGATCGTTCCTGCTGGCTCTGTGCATCACTGTGCAAGGCCTCAGCATGCTGCATGCGTAA